Part of the Polyangiaceae bacterium genome, CACGCACTGCTGCTGCAAGCACGAGTCGCCCGAGGTGGACTGCGAGAGGCCGACGGTCGATCGCGGGGATTGCTGCAGGTCGCTGGCGAGCCAGGCCGAGAAGGCCAGCTCGCTCCAAGCCGCGGCCTCCTTGGACGTGCCGCCAGCCGCCCTGCTCGTGCGCCTCGACATCGATCAGCTGTCTTGGGCGCAACACGCCGAGGACGTCGCGACGCTCAGGCGCTCGCGCGCTCCCCCAGCGGTGGGACCACCGCTGATCCAACAAACAAGTCGTCTCCTGTCCTGAGCCGCCGCTCCGTTTCGTGTTCGCGGAAGCGTGGCCGGGATCCGTCCGCGCTGCCGCGTGTTCTCGACGGCGCGGAGGCGACAGATGACGACGAAGAACGAGCCATGGATCATGTTGGCGCTGGCCGGCGCGGCGCTCGGCTGCGCGACGGCGCGACCGGCCGAGAGCCCGTCCGACCGGGCACCGAGTGACGGTGCAGCGCTCCAGCGCCCGGACGAGGGCGCCGAGACCGGAGTCGGCCCATCGAGCGAGACGCCCGCCGAGCTGGTGGTCAGAAGCACGAGTGGGCCGCGCCTGGAGCGGGCGGCGCTGATCCGCGCCGTCATCGCTCGGAACCCCGACGTGGCGACGCGTCGCCACGCCTGGCAGGCCGCGCGGCAGAGGAGCCGCGGCGCCGGCGTCTGGGAGGATCCGATGCTCGCCTACAGCTTCGCGCCGCTGTCCATCGGGGCGGAGCGCTTCGGGCAGACCGTCGAGCTGTCCCAGAAGCTGCCTTGGCCCGGCAAGCTGGGCAGCGAGACGGCGGCCGCCGAGCGCGACGCGGAGTGGATGAAGAAGGACATCCGCATCTCCGAGCTGGATCTCGCGCTGGCTGCCTCCCTGGCCTACGACGACTACTGGCTGTTCGAGCGCTCCCTCGACGTGAACGCCACTCACAAGGGCTTGCTAGGCGAGATCCAGCAGAGCTCCGAGGCTCAATACAGCGTGGGGATGGGCTCGCTCTCCGAGCCCTTGGCGGTCGAGGTCGAGATCACGCGGCTGGAAGAGCAGGCCTTGGCGCTCCGAAGTGAGCGCGACGTGGCGGTGTCGCGGCTGAACGTGCTCCTGCACCGCGCGCCAGAGACGAAGCTGCCTCCGCCGCCCGAGCAGCGCCAGGCAGACTTGACCGTGCCGGCGTCGAGCAACGAGCTCCAGCGCCGCGCGCTCGGTCAGAGCCCGGAGCTCGAGCGCGTGGGCGCGAAGGTCCGCGCCGCGGAGGCCGAGGTGAAGGCCGCCGAGCGCCAGGCCTACCCCGACGTCACCGTGATGGCGTCCTACAGCACGATGTGGGCCGATCCGGAGCATCGCCTGATGCTGGGCGTGGAGGCTCCCATCCCGCTGCAGCGCGCGGAGCGAACGAGCCGCGTCGAGAGCGCCCGCGCCAAGGTCGCCGAAGCCCGAAGCGAGACCTCGCACACGGCGGCGCTCGTGCGCGCCGACATCGACCAAGCCCGCCGCCAGGTGATCGAGAGCATCGAGCGAGTGAAGCTCTACGACGGTCGCCTGCTGCCCGCCGCGAAGAACCAGGTGGCCGCAGCGCGCACCGACTACGTCGCAGGCAAGACGGAGCTCGCGATGGCGATCGCGGCCGAGCGCAACCTGCGCGAGATCGAGCTCGGACGCCTGGCGGCCATCGCGGAGCTGTGGCGGCGCCGGGCGCGGCTGGACCGCGCGCTGGGACGACTGCCGTTCGACGCCGAGAAGGGCGGTGCGAAGTGAACGCCCAACCGAAGCTCTGGCGCTCGCTCCTGCCGAGCGTGCTCCTGGTCGCCGCCATCGGCCTGGGCGTCGGCTTCCGCGGGAAGCTCGCCGCCTGGTTCACGCTGAAGCCCACGCCTGGCGCCGCGTCCGCTACTTCCGCGAGCGCCTCACCCGCCAAGAAGGCGCGGAGCTACGCCGAGCCTCTGCCGAAGCAGGAGCTCCCGGAGCCTGCGCTGATCTCGCTGCGCACGGCCTTCGAGGTGTACGAGGAGCTGCGCGCCACTCTCGCGAAGGACAGCCTGGAAGGGGTCCCGCCCCGCGGCAAGCGCGCCTCCGACGCGCTGCGCGCGGCGGCCAGCGCCCTCGAAGCCTCGCCGGCGCCGACGAAGGCGCGCGCCCTCGCTGGCGCCGACGCCGCCGACCAGCTCGGCAGCGCCAAGGATCTGGAAGCAGCGCGCGACGCCTTCTCCAAGCTGAGCGAGGCGCTGGTGAGCTTCGCCGCGGCCGACTCACGCCTCGCCGAGGGCCGCCACGTCTTCGAGTGTCCGATGACCCGCGGCTTCAACAAGTGGGTGCAGGTGAAGCCGGGGCTCGAGAACCCGTACATGGGCCCCAGCATGCTCGTGTGCGGCTCGGAGAGCCGCTGGGAGTCGCCCAAGCAGAGCGCGGCGAGCGAGCCGGTGACGCCGGGCAAGGTCGCCTTCTACACCTGCCCGATGCACCCCTCCATCAAGCAGCACGATCCGGGAAAGTGCCCGATCTGCGGGATGGATCTGACGCCGGTGACCGAGGAGGAGGTCAAGACCGGCGTGGTGGTGGTGGACGGAGCCCGCCGCCAGCTGATCGGGGTGAAGACCGCGCTGGTCGAGAAGCGCACGCTGGAGCGCAAGGTCCGCGCCGTCGGCAAGATCTCCTACGACGAGTCGCGCCTGCACGACGTGACGCTCAAGTTCAAGGGCTGGATCGAGAAGCTCGCCGCCGCGAGCGTGGGCAAGCGCGTGCGCCGGGGCGAGACCTTGTTCAGCGTCTACTCGCCGGAGGTGTTCGCGGCACAGAACGAGCTGCTCCTGGCGCTCAACGCCCGGCGCGGACTGGGCGACGCAGGCCTGGGCGGACGCAGCGACACCCTGGTGCAAGCGGCGCGCCTGAAGCTCGAGCTCTGGGACGTACCGAAGGGACTGCTCGATCGCGTCGAGCAGAAGAACGCGCCGGTCAAGTACGTCAGCATCGCCTCGCCGGCGTCCGGCTTCATCGTCGAGAAGAACGTGGTCGAGGGCTCGGCCGTGGAGCCCGGGATGCGCCTCTTCCGCATCGCCAACCTGGACAAGGTTTGGATCGAGGCGGAGCTCTACGAGGCAGAGATCCCCCTGGTGGCGGTGGGGCAGAGCGCCGACATCTCGCTCTCCTACCTGCCGGAGAAGCGCTTCACCGGCAAGGTCAGCTTCGTCTACCCGTACCTGGACGCCGCGACGCGCACCGGCCGCGTGCGCATCGAGCTCGACAACAAACAGATCGAGCTCAAGCCCGACATGTACGCCAACGTCGAGCTGCCGTTGTCGCGCGGTGAAAAGCTGGTGGTGCCGGAGTCCGCGGTCATCTACTCGGGTCCTCGGCGCGTGGTCTTCGTGGACATCGGTGACGACCGGCTGAAGCCCCGCGAGATCAAGATCGGGCTCAAGAGCGGCGACTACTACGAGGTGCTCGAGGGCCTGAGCGAAGGCGACCGCGTGGTCACCTCCAGCAACTTCCTGATCGCAGCCGACAGCCGCCTGAAGAGCGCGGCGGGGCAGTGGTGATGGAGAAGCTGGGCGTCCTCGAGCGCGTCATCGCGTTCTCGGCCAAGAACAAGGTCGCGACCATGGTCGCGGTGCTCGCGCTGGCGCTCTGGGGCTGGTTCGGGCTCCGGCGCGCGCCGCTCGACGCCATCCCGGATCTGTCGGACGCGCAGGTGATCATCCTGAGCGAGTGGCCCGGGCGTAGCCCGGATCTGATCGAGGACCAGATCACCTACCCGCTGTCGAGCGCGCTCTTGGCCGCGCCCAAGGTCAAGGCAGTGCGGGGCCAGTCGTTCTTCGGCGCCTCGTTCGTCTACGTCATCTTCGAGGACGGCACCGACATCTACTGGGCGCGTTCGCGCGTGCTCGAGTACATGAACAGCGCGCGCGGCAAGCTACCGGACGAGGTCGAGCCGGTCATCGGTCCGGACGCGAGCGGCGTCGGCTGGGTGTTCCAGTACGCGCTCGTCGACAAGACCGGGAACCGTGACCTGCAGGAGCTGCGCAGCTTGCAGGACTTCCACGTGCGCTACGCGCTCGCCAGCGTGCCCGGCGTGGCCGAGGTCGCCTCGATCGGCGGTCACGTCAAGCAGTACCAGGTGAACCTCGACCCGGCCAGGCTCCGCGGGCAGTCCATCCCCGTCTCGGACGTGATCGCGCGCGTCCGCGCCTCGAACCAGGACGTGGGCGGGCGCGTGGTCGAGATCGCGGGCCACGAGCAGATGGTGCGCGGCCGCGGCTACGTGAAGAAGAAGGAGGACCTGGAGAGCGTGGTGCTCAAGGTCCGAGGCGACGGCACGCCGGTCACGATCAAGGACGTGGGCGAGGTGAGCCTGGGTCCCGACATGCGGCGCGGCGTGGCGGAGCTCGACGGCGAGGGCGAGGCGGTCGGCGGCATCGTGGTGATGCGCTTCGGCGAGAACGCGCTGGAGGTGATCGAGCGGGTGAAGAAGCGCTTCGAGGAGATCGAGACGTCGTTGCCCGCCGGCGTCGAGGTCGTGGTCACCTACGACCGCTCGCAGCTGATCACCGAGGCGGTGGACACGCTGAAGAACGCGCTGATCGAAGAGATGCTGGTGGTTAGCCTGGTGCTCTTCGTGTTCCTGCTCCACGTGCGCAGCGCGCTGATCCCCGTCTTGACGCTGCCCATCGCGGTGCTCCTGGCGTTCATCCCCATGTACTACCAGGGGCTGACCATCAACATCATGTCCCTGGCCGGGATCATCGTGGCCATCGGAGCGATGGTGGACGCCTCGATGATCATCATCGAGAACATCCACAAGCGCCTGGAAGACTGGGACGGGCAGGGCGATCGCAGCGCGGTCATCGTGCGCGCCATGCAGGAGGTCGGCCCCAGCATCTTCTACTCGCTCCTGGTCATCACCATCGCCTTCTTGCCGGTGTTCACCCTGGAGGAGACCGAAGGGCGACTGTTCAAGCCGCTGGCGTACACCAAGACCTGGTCGATGGCGTTCGCGTCGGTGCTGGCGGTCACCGCCACGCCCGCACTGGCGGTCTGGCTGATCCGCGGGCGCATCTTGAAGGAGCACGAGCACCCGCTGAGCCGCTGGCTGACCGCGCTGTACGCGCCGGTGGTGCGCGCGGTGGTGCGCTACCCGAAGACGGTCATCCTGGCGGCGGTCGCCGCGATGGCGCTCACCGTGCCGGCCTTCTTGCGACTGGGCAACGAGTTCATGCCGCCGCTGAACGAGGGCGCCATCCTCTACATGCCCACCGCTCCTCCCGGCATCAGCGAAGGCGAGGCGGTGCGCGTGCTCCAGACCATGGATCGCCAGCTCCGCACCTTCCCCGAAGTGGAGCGCGTGTTCGGAAAGATGGGCCGGGCCGAGACGGCGACCGATCCCGCGCCGCTCTCCATGGCGGAGATCGTGGTGCTGCTCAAGCCGAAGAGCGAGTGGCGCGCGGGCGTGACCTGGGACTCGCTGGTCAAGGAGATGGACCAGAAGCTCCAGGTGCCAGGCATGCCCAACGCCTGGTGGATGCCGATTCAGACCCGCACCGAGATGCTCGCCACCGGCATCCGCAGTCAGCTCGGCATCAAGGTGTACGGCGACAGCGTGGAGGAGATCGAGAAGACCGCCATCGCCATCGAGAAGGCGGTCGCCAGCGTTCCCGGCACCCGCAGCGCGTTCGCCGAGCGGACCACCGGCGGCTTCTACGCCGACTTCAGCGTGGACCGCACGGCGGCAGCCCGCCACGGCCTGTTGGTCTCCGACGTGAACGAGGTGATCCAGACCGCCGTGGGTGGCATGAACGTCTCGGAGACCGTCGAGGGCCGCGAGCGCTACCCCATCGCGGTGCGCTACGCCCGCGAGTACCGCGACACCCCGGAGACCCTGGAGCAGGTGCTGGTGACCTCGTCGAACGGAGCGCAGGTTCCGATCTCTCAGGTCGCCAAGCTGGAGTTTCGCACCGGTCCCGACATGCTGCGGAGCGAGGGTGGCAAGCTGGTGAGCTTCGTGTTCGTGGACGTGACGGGCCGGCCCATCGCCGACTACGTCGCCGACGCGAGGCGCGCCGTGGACGCCCAGGTGAAGGTGCCGTCCGGTCAGCGCCTGGAGTGGGCAGGGCAGTTTCAGTACCTGGAGCGCGCGAAGGATCGCCTGAGCTTGGTGGTGCCCATCACGCTGGGCCTGGTGTTCGTCCTGCTC contains:
- a CDS encoding efflux RND transporter permease subunit, whose product is MEKLGVLERVIAFSAKNKVATMVAVLALALWGWFGLRRAPLDAIPDLSDAQVIILSEWPGRSPDLIEDQITYPLSSALLAAPKVKAVRGQSFFGASFVYVIFEDGTDIYWARSRVLEYMNSARGKLPDEVEPVIGPDASGVGWVFQYALVDKTGNRDLQELRSLQDFHVRYALASVPGVAEVASIGGHVKQYQVNLDPARLRGQSIPVSDVIARVRASNQDVGGRVVEIAGHEQMVRGRGYVKKKEDLESVVLKVRGDGTPVTIKDVGEVSLGPDMRRGVAELDGEGEAVGGIVVMRFGENALEVIERVKKRFEEIETSLPAGVEVVVTYDRSQLITEAVDTLKNALIEEMLVVSLVLFVFLLHVRSALIPVLTLPIAVLLAFIPMYYQGLTINIMSLAGIIVAIGAMVDASMIIIENIHKRLEDWDGQGDRSAVIVRAMQEVGPSIFYSLLVITIAFLPVFTLEETEGRLFKPLAYTKTWSMAFASVLAVTATPALAVWLIRGRILKEHEHPLSRWLTALYAPVVRAVVRYPKTVILAAVAAMALTVPAFLRLGNEFMPPLNEGAILYMPTAPPGISEGEAVRVLQTMDRQLRTFPEVERVFGKMGRAETATDPAPLSMAEIVVLLKPKSEWRAGVTWDSLVKEMDQKLQVPGMPNAWWMPIQTRTEMLATGIRSQLGIKVYGDSVEEIEKTAIAIEKAVASVPGTRSAFAERTTGGFYADFSVDRTAAARHGLLVSDVNEVIQTAVGGMNVSETVEGRERYPIAVRYAREYRDTPETLEQVLVTSSNGAQVPISQVAKLEFRTGPDMLRSEGGKLVSFVFVDVTGRPIADYVADARRAVDAQVKVPSGQRLEWAGQFQYLERAKDRLSLVVPITLGLVFVLLWLSTRSVTETAIVMLAVPFSLIGAVWLLYLLDYNMSIAVWVGLIALAGLDAETGVVMLLYLTIAHRDRKAAGKLQTRADLTEAIVEGAAQRIRPKLMTVLTDMIGLLPVLWAVGTGADVAKRIAAPLVGGLVTSFLLELTVYPAIFALWKGRALRRAEPAS
- a CDS encoding TolC family protein, whose protein sequence is MTTKNEPWIMLALAGAALGCATARPAESPSDRAPSDGAALQRPDEGAETGVGPSSETPAELVVRSTSGPRLERAALIRAVIARNPDVATRRHAWQAARQRSRGAGVWEDPMLAYSFAPLSIGAERFGQTVELSQKLPWPGKLGSETAAAERDAEWMKKDIRISELDLALAASLAYDDYWLFERSLDVNATHKGLLGEIQQSSEAQYSVGMGSLSEPLAVEVEITRLEEQALALRSERDVAVSRLNVLLHRAPETKLPPPPEQRQADLTVPASSNELQRRALGQSPELERVGAKVRAAEAEVKAAERQAYPDVTVMASYSTMWADPEHRLMLGVEAPIPLQRAERTSRVESARAKVAEARSETSHTAALVRADIDQARRQVIESIERVKLYDGRLLPAAKNQVAAARTDYVAGKTELAMAIAAERNLREIELGRLAAIAELWRRRARLDRALGRLPFDAEKGGAK
- a CDS encoding efflux RND transporter periplasmic adaptor subunit; translation: MNAQPKLWRSLLPSVLLVAAIGLGVGFRGKLAAWFTLKPTPGAASATSASASPAKKARSYAEPLPKQELPEPALISLRTAFEVYEELRATLAKDSLEGVPPRGKRASDALRAAASALEASPAPTKARALAGADAADQLGSAKDLEAARDAFSKLSEALVSFAAADSRLAEGRHVFECPMTRGFNKWVQVKPGLENPYMGPSMLVCGSESRWESPKQSAASEPVTPGKVAFYTCPMHPSIKQHDPGKCPICGMDLTPVTEEEVKTGVVVVDGARRQLIGVKTALVEKRTLERKVRAVGKISYDESRLHDVTLKFKGWIEKLAAASVGKRVRRGETLFSVYSPEVFAAQNELLLALNARRGLGDAGLGGRSDTLVQAARLKLELWDVPKGLLDRVEQKNAPVKYVSIASPASGFIVEKNVVEGSAVEPGMRLFRIANLDKVWIEAELYEAEIPLVAVGQSADISLSYLPEKRFTGKVSFVYPYLDAATRTGRVRIELDNKQIELKPDMYANVELPLSRGEKLVVPESAVIYSGPRRVVFVDIGDDRLKPREIKIGLKSGDYYEVLEGLSEGDRVVTSSNFLIAADSRLKSAAGQW